The segment AACTACACGGgtttgtgataaaataaaagcTAACTTTAAGGAACTAAGattctaattttaaaaaaaaaggcacATTTAAACACCTGATGAAtaacttacattaaaaaaaatggaataatgtacaaatatgtaattttaaaagattttatcattttattatattaagttacgACTTATGACATGAAATAATACACCTAAACCGAATCcccaaatattttatcaaatttagcGGCATTTccctgttttattaattaattattactgaTAGAAAAACCTGTTCAGAAGTACAGCTGctctgaataataataataatcatttattcaactaataatatgtggtacaaaatgttttgtgccctaccctctgcgataggatactctgagttgcagaggctaggtcccTCCGAAAGGCTgtacattattaaacataattagcaaactcactaaaaagaggtatgtaacagacacacgcacacatacacacacacgcacacagcgtgtgtgtgtatgtgtgcgtgtgtgtgtaagtgtgtgtgtgtatttgcgtgtgtgtgtgtctgttttatttatttttattaagtctttgttagtatgtcaaactgtgcataagattaaataaatgttagtaattgaatattaagttttaattttaagaacgttTTCTGTGTcgtcgtattttaatactactagccatgattttaaagattttgttaaagagtatttatttattttatgcttatgtttatatatattattatatgtaaaccCTTCTGGGTTTACATATACGCTTCTGCGTTAACTGTGAAACCTATAATCATACTAGAttcattcaatttgatttaattCTTCTCCGAAAATACCAAATGATGGTCCTATATTATTTCTAGTCATTATTCTCATTCATAGTACATAATTCACATTGTATAAGTTGAGGAGTCGAGGGGTTGACATGTTGTGGTCGGTGTAAATTTCAGTAAATTAATTACACTTCACGCCCACGTGAATCCGAATTTTCGAGCCATAGTCTACCCCTGGGTATGGGACCGCggttaatttgatttgattgatattCTTTATAAATGAaggattttaaaattgtaatttaattttatatatatttatattcttttgctgatttgtttatgttatgtaatgaaatgtcggCTGAAGGTATAGTTTTAAATTGATGACTAAGAAAATATGAGTAATTTTAGTGCAGCCAATATTTCGCAATTAAGATCAATATATCAATATAGCGTATGTAATTGAAGAACTTATTACTAGTCCTAAACGTAAAGAACCATGTGACAATCTTGATAGAATGAATCAATTAAGTTCAGCCAATTATTCACAATGTTTAAGATCAATATAGTATAGGTATACCTATGCGTATGTAATTCAAGACCTCATTACCAGCTCAAAACGTAAAGAACCATGTGACAACCTTGGAAGATCTGAGTCAAATTATCCAATATTTCACAATTATTAAGATCAATATAGCTTAGATATACCTATACGTATGTAATTTAAGAACTTATTACTAGTCCAAAACGTAAAAAACCATGTCAGGCTCTTGGTAGAATGAATCAATTAAGTTCAGCCAATATTTCACAATGTTTAAGATCAATATAGCTTGGATATACCTATGCGTATGTAATTGAAGAACTTATTACTAGTCCAAAACGTAAAGAACCATGTGGCAATCTTgaaatgtttgagtcaaatgAGTACATCAAATATTTCACTAGATTCATTAGATATATCTATGTGTATGTAATTGAAGAGTTTTCACTAGCTCAAAACGTATTTCTTGTATTGTCTACTTGTGAATTAAATTGATtgaaaaagttaatatttataactgtaatgttattattattatgttttaagagGAAGTCTAATTGGAAGTCAAGAGTTTACAATATTTAGAGCAGACGTGTCCGAAtttattgaatgaattttttcatctcatttgttttgaattattataattatgtaactaTGTTGTAACCATCACCATAGTAAAGGTTTCATCTCATTCAAAATTCCTAGAATAAATCCATTTAAAAGCAGTCAATACTCAATAGTATTTCatgtactttattattaaatttttgtaacaatcataatcataatattttctatgtatAATTTAAGTATTGAGAACTGCctacaaattgtttattttcttCAATATTCAACGGACTGGGCTATAAATTTCTCATCCTGTTTTGGGATCCAAAGGTAGGGAGGGTGGAGCACATCATACAATCACATTTCAGCTTCTATTTCCCTcatattaattttgatattacATTATTCTTTCTTTAGTATAGGtaccaaattaattaaatatttaaaaaacttgatTAATCCCAATTGTTAGCGATAAAAGGAATTGTAATGATTAATTATTCCGGATTATGACAGATATCAAATTATATTAGATTGTCAATAGTTCAAATAACGAAAGCATCAGCTGCTAGATTCGAATAagtgttcttttatttatttgtttttcctACACAATCAATTCCTCTCCAGAATCTCATTTTTGGTACTGATCAAAAAGCATCTGCAGATAATATTAGTATGGACTCAATTCCCTCTAAATAATGTGTGAATAActctttgaatttgaatcaaggTATATACAAAGCACTtaccttaaaatatttaaaaaactgaaTGACGAGAACAAATTgtcatatatataatacataatattacgtaataatgatatatttcaAAAACAGGAACAGTCTCACCCACCAAATCTATTTTTCTCGAATTGaagattttttcaaattaaacttAGGCATACTAATAAAAGGGTGGTTTACCCTTTCTACTCAATTGAACGTCCAGTAAAAATGAAGAGAATTATTATAACGCATGTgtaatctatatatgtatataaacgtaaaagtcctgactgactgactgattCACTCACTAACGAAAGTGTGGATACTTTAAGaagggatttttgaaaattccaCCCTTAAAGGttgaaattttgtatggagattgagtaaaattttacgtaagagacttgaaactttgcgAACTCCTTATTACAAAACAAGAAAATGGATTTCagcattttgaaaaaattcacccctaaaggggttaaaaaggggtgcaaagtttgtatgttatattttgatgcTGATTGTAAACAATGACATTAACCTTAGCTATTATTTTGCCATGGTTCTGTTTTGtctcatataaaaatacttttatttttattccaatgCTGTATTTGTTGCGGCAAAGCGCATGTTAAATAATCAAATTActgattaatattaatatgatgaaaACGTGACTACAAATCTAATTACACCAATCTCCATATTCAGTATTACATTGGTACTAATAgttgaaaattgtaaaatatgtctttcttaatgtttaaattatttaatttcgtCCCGATAGGAATGAAGGAttggtttttttattatcaacatCTTGATGAggttttcttattattaattaataattatacggAAGAATATATTTTAGACATTTTtagacatattattaaatttactgaCTACATTATGACCTCTTTGAATATAGTAAGATCTCTTTggaagattaataaaatatttctactacATATAGATTTGCTTAAGAAATGATACAAGAGTTTCGTTTGCTGCCGGCGTGTCGCTCACGTATTTGTTGTAAATGGGCTAATTGTGCTGGGGAGGGAACGTGTGGAGCATTTGAAGGGCTGGAGGCAGTAGAAGACCCTGGTGGTCCCTGAGGACCCGTCGGCAAGGATTGGCGTCGTCTACGTCGAAGGGCCGGGGATAAATTGTACTTCACTTTCGCTTGCGCCAACAGCTCCTTAAATATCTGTGATACGTTGATGTTTTCCTTTGCTGAAGCTTCTACGAATCCATTCTCCCAGTCAACAGTAACCACTGATTCCGTTGTGTGAAAATCAACctgaaatcaaaattactttagcctataaaaaaaagataaatgtaattgatttatttagtagttatattataagtatatatatgtcaGAGGGATATGTTTAAAACAGTGATTTGGTCATGTCTCGGAGgttgttaaaataacaacacggttttataatatctcgaaacaaatctagtgattaaACCAAAACTAACCAACTCTGGcaggttccgtgaaatgacaaaaaatattttctttgctatttaaaaggtttatttggtaagacttagacataattttGGTAAGAATATAGTATCGTGTCGCAGGTGGAGGGGGTGAGAGGGGAAGGGGAGGAAGGGAGATGTTCTCTGTCCCCTGGCTCACTCTCATGAAAAGGTTTCGCACCATTCtcttaaaaatcaaattaatgtaatctTACCTCAAAACAGGTAAAAGTTTCTCTAAAGGCCAAGTAGAAGCCCCGGTTCACTACTAACTAAATAATACTACTAACGACAAAATTAAATAGTGAACCACTTTAATGTCATTTTtctacagtcataataaacaagtattcGCATGAACATGCATTTCCaaagtaactgttatcattttattagacattGACAGTCCGCCAAATGTCATACAAACGTTtacgtgcaaatataaacctaattgtttttatgatttaaaaatatttatcagctatcggccgttttcaataatctatctacccttagtttaacttccggatacattgctgtcaccgtttaatgacaagatcttatcctatcctatccatagttatgtccaatgctatctgtcaataggttattgaaatgtgagtaagcgtaaaaggatagatttgtctacgtttagtaagttaaactaaggatagataggttattgaatatATGAATCAATTGTGTCGATGGTACATGTGAAAAGAAATTATAGGTTCAAGAAATTAGAGATTGTTATaagtaacataaataaaataataatttattccaaataaaacaaatgtaaaaGTCTAACTACCATCTACTAAAGTTGTTAGAGAGTTGAATTTTACAATTTCTTTATCACTTCAATAATTCAACAAGATTCGATTAAGATGGTCTCGATTAGATTAAAAAAAGATGGAAGACCATTTAATTGCCACAATAGAGTTGTTTACATTGAATTTTATcgtgtttttaaatattattgcagaAGTTTCTTTATGAAATGGATTAGAATGCAATACGGTAGAAGAGAGAAGTCCTTAGAAGGTTTTGGATGAAATTTATTCAGATTTAAACTAAGATATCTCGAAATAAATAACCGTAAAGATCTCACACAATTTACTTCAGGGAAGCTCACAGCTATATGAAACAGCTAACGTCCATGTAACATTTCCGGCATAAAACGGAAATTAAATGTATGAATGAACACTCTAGAAGTTATAAATAGCTGCGCTATTTTCAATGCTTTTGTGGTATTCATGAGATTGCAAAGCGGTGAAAAGAAGTAGATCTCATTAGACCTTACACTGAAGATACTCGTAATATTTGGCGATCATAGAATATAATagaagtagtttaaaaaaactaacaaacacgctttggttgaaaagataactgttgaaatttaaaatgaacatcaattcctgccttatctaCGATATATgaagaaattatataaattaacaaaaatcttattcttCAAATTGagaaatggaataattttatcaaattaatgtattgtcattggtgctcgataaatctacgaagtttgaacgaaatctggccgtttaaagtggatcaaaatcgcacccaaatgagtcggttacaaacaaacccacatacaggtgaagctaataaaaagctcGTAAACAGAAAATAGAACATAAGAAATACAATTGTATTAATTGACTACTTCGTAATCTTTTCCGAAAGttcagaatttttttatgacaataagggtcgAGGCGATCAGGtaattcagctgatggtaattgatacaccctgccaattacaatgcagtgccactcaggattcttggaaaagccagaagttctgagcggcactacaattgcgttcgtcaccttgagacgtaagatgttaagtctcatttgcccggtaatttcactagttagggcgcccttcagagttcagaccgaaacacaataatgcttacacattactgtttcacgacgTTTGTGCTTGACCAATGAAATAATACTGGAGTGGGGTTATGTATCCCAACTTCGAAAACTTAAAGAAAAGTTTGTTCAAAGATTAAGGGTGCGTATTCGATTTTGCGGGTCAGGCACGAACTGATCGGCAAATGGTGGCGTGCGAGCATTTGTAacgtttttaatcaataaaaaaattgtaattgtataaaataaatgggTTTATAAAATtgactgaaaaaaaaactgtttactACACAATActttatgtacctacataaaataaatatttaagttatgtTTCCATTCAAATACtggtaaaaaaatgttaaagtgAATCaattctgattttttttaatattgcttttttaatatataGTGGCCATATTTTCGTTATTGGGCTCTGTACTGAACTTCAAGACTATATGTTCCGCTGGACAAAcgcataaaatataacaatatagtTCTATTCGTCCTGAAAGACAACTCTGACGTCTAAATATGAAAAGCTACGAAGGGATTGCCTTCTCTTTAAGAAACtgtcattaaaaattatatttttatgctatagTTCACGAAATCAAGACTTAAACATTCTAAAATTGTCGAATCCAATCATCTACTCACTTTATTCCTACATATAAAGATATATCTCaggaaaaaatattcataaacatACGTTTTCGTCGCGAATCGAATACGCGCTCTTAAGGATCTTATTTTATTAGGGGAGGCCGGGGCTGGAAGTTCCCGGGGCACGTTGTTCCGACAGTAATAACTTTCTAAAGAAAAGAGGTAGCAATACACGAGAAGTGCGTCGTTTAAGCATCAGGTGACGCGCCGCgctggcggccatcttagttGCTCCGACGGCGGCGGAAGAGTGGCTGTGTGCCCAATGCTATTAGAACACCATGTGAGTAAATTTTTTCGTATTTAAACTTTTTGGtctatttttctttattattggcCGATTATGTGCATCTTTCCAATTTAAGAGTGGCATTAGTTAGGTATCTTATAGCTTGAATGTTTTTTCAATGGGCTACAAGTTCCCTCCTAAAGGGGCTGGTTGTTCCCCGAAACAACTTACTCCAATCGatctttaaattttctatacatttttacggtacatatttattatttttaggacGAACCTACAAACGGAAAACTGAGAGAGGGTAAACATCCAAAacgtttattgaattaggcgttactttgcggaaatccataattatacaaatgatttaagttttctttagtgttaattccgccaatatttgttttgaaaacaattcgacacgtgtttcgcctctacacgaggcatcctcaggacttgttgtctcgccaaaatgtggcacgagactgagtctccaacaaatattggcggaattaatactaaagaaaacttaaataatttgtataattcaaAACGTTATTATGCCAAGCAGCAAATGCTGTAACGGTAGCCAGAGAACATGACATTACATcgatttgtaaaaaaaagagAGCTGGTATCCTACCGTAGATTATAAAAGCAGATCAGTGTTTACCACGGAACAGGAAAAAGAGCTAGTTAAGTACATTTTAAGTGTTCATCAATATGCTTCGGTTTGCTGCAAGGACAGGTGTGAAAACTTGCGTATAAATGTGCACATAAATTTTCTTTGGAAAACATTCCTTCTACGTGGCATAAAAATCGAGAAGCTGGGGCAGATTGGTTCACTGGATTTATAAAAAGGAATCCACTATTGTCTATGCGAACGAAGTTCAGTTGCGATTGAAATCGATAGCCAGGAGCATCCAATATTCAAATATAACCTCAGATTAATTTGCAGCCGGAATCTATAACCATAAGCACTTCAACATCGGGTCAGATTGGTGAACCACCTCAACAATCTACAACAGATCAGGGTGATGTATCTCAGGCTGCCTTTGCGACCATTAATAGTGACCAAGAACTTCAATTAACATCAGTGAAGACAAAATATGCTTCGGCTGTGTTTAATCCTGAATTTGAAAAGCCTTTACCAAACGCACCTCCGAGATTGCAGACGGCTCGAAAACGCCGTTTAAGAAAGACGGCTGTTTTGACTGAAACGCCTGAAAAAATTGCATTAGCTGAAGAACAGATAAAGAAGAAagcaataattttttgtatccTTAAGAATGTAGGTAGTAAGATTTATAAGCTATTAGATCTCAATTTTTGTAAACCAATACTATGAGTGAATCTAGTTGTAGCTAGTAATGTTTTTCGttgttttttaaagttcattgtATAACAACTAAATAAATGAACTTAactatagaaattattttttgttttatttaaccaGAGAAACCATACATTATCCTTacactttattaatattatctaagtGGCACAAGTTCCACACATGGACCAACTCGCCCCAAAGTGGGGTTGAATGTTCCCTTCCgaaattttgcaaaaatattcctgtacaaaaaaaaaatatagagaaAATAGCAGAAATGACTTTACTTTTACAGAGACCGATTAAGActttttaatacaatctaatgTCAATATTGAAATCTTATCatttttatcataaattttCATGATACTTGCAAATCGGAACTTTCAGCCCCGGTCTACCCCTGCCTACATAATTTGAACGAGAATCAAGTAAAGAGTACTTTCTTTATGTATCGTTAGTACTTTACCGGTCATactgtatattaatataatatgatacctTTATTATGACGAATAAGCATTATAAGAAagagaaaaatatgaaaatgaatttcgtttttattttgataatgaaatgtatattattatccTTAGAATGGTCGACCTATTCTTGTGATGTATCTTGTTTCGCAGTAATGAGATACACTTGAGTTAGGTTCCTAACATCATTGAAGTTTAACATAAAGTAgcttcattataataaaatatgaaaagtgcgaatattttctttcttttttcgaGGAAgccacaagtttctcccggcactgctcgacgatttcccgagagagacctgcatggcccgtgtatacggcatcaccagtgctgtcatctgcatagcaatgtatgttggaggtgtccaacatatcattgatatgcagaagaaacagcgtcggagatagcacacagccttggggcactccggCATTCACGGGATTCgggtttcacggcagaaataggcgcggttgtggaatataTTGTaaacttgtatataatattgattatcaTTATGCAACTGACCTGTCTATCACCAGCTTCAGCCAAATCTACCTTGTTACCAACCACCACTATTGGTACGGCCGTGCTGTCTTTTGTTTCATGAATCTGATCTCTCAACTGCCGCACTTCAGCAAAACTGTCTGGATCAGTTATGTCGTACACCAGGATAAAGGCATCCGCCGATTGCATGGATAAGGTGCGCATTGCAGGGAATTCGAATGCTCCTGATGTATCCAAAATATCTAAAGTCAATCTCACTCCGGCGACGTTGAAGTCACCATGGTGCATCTCTTCTATGGTTCTCTTATATTTTGGCGAGAAGGTGTTGTATAGGAATTGGGATATGAGCGAAGATTTTCCTACTTTAGCAGCGCCCATCACAACTATCTTGTGTCGTACAGCATTGTTAGTAAGGTTGCTGTTACTGCCAGGTACAGAATGTTCCGCCTTTTCTGGTctgtaacaaaagaaaatatatcagtattaattataatataaagtttttaataaaactagtAGTTGCTTTTGCAATTAAAGGATTTATCTAAATAAACtgtttaagtagggataacagagagTGTTGtaatactgaaacatgcagggcaagcctgtcagccattacgTTGGCATAGTTACATCCCATtttgcacggacgcacgccaagaaagggaagatattaaaagcccgctgagtttcttgcgcccgtttttctcaggtctgaggtattacattccgaatgggtggtagtttaagactttcaataagtgatttcctatttaaaaaataaataaattatgagatTTTAGTCTCAGGTACAAGTTTCataattgaatttataaaaatacaaaaatattaacttggagaaaattaattattaattaattagattttatataagaactagataattataataattgcaacaataattatacTACCAGTGGGAACCTCCCTTGcgcagaatgccggctagattataggtaccacaacggcgcctatttctgccgtgaagcaattatGTGTAGACAtcattgtatttcggtctgaagggcgccgtagctagtttaatttactgggcaaatgagacttaacaccttatgtctcaaggcgactagcgtaattgtagtgccgctcaaaatttttggggtttttcaagaatcctgagcggcagtgcaatGTATTGAGGCAGGGCATATcgattaccattagctgaataaaaaaaatactacattaaattaattattttatcaaaaataattgattaCTCATAGCCCAGTGATAAGTGACCCTTGCCACTGACCTTGAGCACAAAAATTTGcatgattcatattaatattaaaatttgtaatcttttatatatattacaagtgATAACCCGGCCAACGTTGGTTTGCAGGCAACGGTAAATTTCTCATAATATGTCCTGAAATggcattgactgaattatttgaatTGTGAATATTTAGGTATTTCCAAgtcaaaaatataggttccggattaccaacaaacatattatactaaaaccttTTCCGAAAcatgctgcatcttatggttaagtattattccgatcagtTACTTTTCGCAGTATTACTGAAGAAGCTCTCCAGTTTtaagtataaattttatttaaaagatcgTCGAGGCCTAACTATTCATTATTCGAACCTAGACACTTTGTATGAGTTTTGTCTGGGGCTAAATTACGTGCCAGATCTTGAGTCACTTCTcaaatatatatacctacacaacttttaaattaataccaAACAATGAATGAAAATTCATCCCATCCTCAAAAGAAAGAATTAATACTTGTTCATTAGCAAGTAGGGCTACCATTTGTCCGGATTAATACAGACATGTCCGGACTTTTAGACTCTAATCCGGATTTTGTTCGGCTCTCTAACttcggattttatttttaattaaatggaatatagtaataaaactacataattattaactaaaaactaactacataattatttacaaataagtcTTTAATCTTAACTTATCTTAAGCGAGATTAACTTAAAAGtccggattttttttaatgatatttttatgataataagggacgagacgagcaggacgttcagctgatggtatttgatacgtcttgcccattaaaatgcagtgccgttcaggattctcaaaaaacccaaaaattctgagcggcactacaattgcgctcgtcaccttgagacaagatgttaagcctcatttgcccagtaatttcactagctacggtgcccttcagaccgaaacacagtaatgcttacacattatgcttcacggctgaaataggcgccgctgtggtacccataatctagccggctacctgtgcaaaggagcctcccactggtaatatcaAAAGACGTTTATCAAAAGACTTCTTCTTTCAAAGTCAGGCTTCAGAACTATCCAAACTACTAAATGATAACCCTAACCAAATGAACCACATTTTTtcattgaatattttaatttgtatccGCCATTGCACATGCCTCCTTTGATGTTCTTTGAAGGTCAGAGGGCGGCAGCGTGTCTACACAAGGCGCAATCCATACCATTGGCATCCCAGACAATCAGAAGGAAATACAGATTACATAATCGTAACAGATCATTTACAGTCAATGACCTTTAAAACACATATAAGGACAaaatatcattcgcagtctgatagcaaaacggcaaaagtgtgcttaaagataatgtaggcacacttttcttcttatcgtgtgtcaactgtcactgtccgaatcaaacctgaactgaaAAAATGTCAAGGCTTATTATGGTGctatttgtggcatgttccatatttcgtcTTTACATAGGTCGTTTATTCGACgtgatttgtttaaatatatagaacgtcattgtttacTATTCGATACTATGATGAAACAACGACGCGGAAGATGCGTGTTACAAATTTAACCATcgtatcaaagtcaaataaactttattcaattaggcttaaactaagtgctttttaatagtcactataaatatttcttttatattacaagaaactcaacttttcaatcaaatagcagtagtagagtattttacaatggttgtaatataaataacaatataattggtaaggtgctgcatccaatatattaatagtgtttaaataattcaaattatttcataaaaaatactaacgaataaactatataaattatcgtatattggatgcatcaacctttagagcttgaattcattgtttgtgcaAGTATGcttcgtgattactgtcattatTAGTAATAGTAAAACAAtctatttattaactataagaTGGACCtctctatatatctatatttcttttatatctaTATTGTAAGCTACCTCTAAATGCTGATGCATCATGAAGAAGCATTTCTATGAGAGTCTTACTATCTTAAACTTATATAAAGCGCAGGAAATACTCGTAGAACTGAAACATCAATATCTTCTATTCTGTATCGTggaaaaaatttcaaaacattgTAACATAAGACCTGTTTCAAAATTGTTAGTAGAAACTGAAAACTTGCAATGTTACTAATTATCACTGGCGTAAATAAGTATGTATCGTCACTGTTATCTGATGTTCGCTCGATGGTACCGAGGCTTATCGCTCGGTATATCATACGACGCGCGTTCGATCAATAACGCATCGGCAACGTTACATCGAAGTATTGTTAAATTCATGAAACTTCTacaagtttcattaaaaaatgcaaTACAGTATAATAGTAGTAACTGTT is part of the Leptidea sinapis chromosome 13, ilLepSina1.1, whole genome shotgun sequence genome and harbors:
- the LOC126967585 gene encoding ras-related protein Rap-1, translated to MKGRHQFRRRFSLQPSFMKDDGEEERKTHRPEKAEHSVPGSNSNLTNNAVRHKIVVMGAAKVGKSSLISQFLYNTFSPKYKRTIEEMHHGDFNVAGVRLTLDILDTSGAFEFPAMRTLSMQSADAFILVYDITDPDSFAEVRQLRDQIHETKDSTAVPIVVVGNKVDLAEAGDRQVDFHTTESVVTVDWENGFVEASAKENINVSQIFKELLAQAKVKYNLSPALRRRRRQSLPTGPQGPPGSSTASSPSNAPHVPSPAQLAHLQQIRERHAGSKRNSCIIS